The following are encoded in a window of Candidatus Eisenbacteria bacterium genomic DNA:
- a CDS encoding amino acid ABC transporter ATP-binding protein — MVRVEGVTKRFGAVAAVRDVSFHVPRGETAVLIGPSGSGKSTVLRLINGLERMDEGRVILDGVPLDHEGRLLHQVRAETGMVFQHFHLFPHLSVLRNITLAPEIVRRRSRGAVEEEARALLARVGLSGMADRSPRQLSGGEQQRVAIARALAMRPKVLLFDEPTSSLDPEMIREVLDVMRDLAKGGMTMVVATHEMGFAREAAQQVLFLDRGEVIEGGSPSDIFDRPREARTAAFLSKII, encoded by the coding sequence ATGGTCCGGGTCGAGGGCGTGACGAAGCGCTTCGGCGCCGTGGCCGCGGTCCGCGATGTCAGTTTCCATGTCCCCCGGGGGGAGACAGCGGTCTTGATCGGACCCTCCGGGTCGGGGAAGAGCACCGTCCTGCGATTGATCAACGGCCTCGAGCGGATGGACGAGGGGCGGGTGATCCTGGACGGGGTTCCCCTCGATCACGAGGGGCGCTTGCTCCATCAGGTCCGCGCCGAGACCGGCATGGTCTTCCAGCACTTCCATCTGTTCCCCCATCTCTCTGTTCTCCGGAACATCACGCTCGCGCCGGAGATCGTCCGGCGGAGGTCGAGGGGCGCGGTCGAGGAGGAGGCGCGCGCGTTGCTCGCCCGGGTCGGCCTCAGCGGCATGGCCGATCGCTCGCCGCGCCAGCTCTCGGGCGGGGAGCAGCAGCGCGTGGCGATCGCGCGGGCCCTCGCGATGCGGCCGAAGGTCCTTCTCTTCGATGAGCCGACTTCTTCCCTCGATCCGGAGATGATCCGCGAGGTCCTGGATGTGATGCGCGATCTCGCGAAGGGCGGGATGACGATGGTCGTGGCGACGCACGAGATGGGATTCGCGCGGGAAGCGGCCCAGCAGGTCCTCTTTCTCGATCGCGGCGAGGTGATCGAGGGGGGCTCGCCGTCGGACATCTTCGATCGACCCCGCGAGGCGCGCACGGCGGCCTTCCTGTCGAAGATCATCTGA
- a CDS encoding amino acid ABC transporter permease: MSRAADQLELFGKILVYLLPAVPATIRIALAAFVLALLLGLFVGILRTSNRRILRVAGAAYVDTLRGIPLLVQVFFLYFGLGRILNLDRYPAGVLAIGIGYSAYIGETIRAGIQAVPRGQWEAARSLGLSNVQCLRHAILPQAFRIVIPPILNDFVACLKDSSLVSIIGLRELTRAGREYYSSTFSDFQTWTVVAILYLAMTLVLTRLSARLERHLHRGER, encoded by the coding sequence GTGAGCCGGGCGGCGGACCAGCTCGAGCTCTTCGGGAAGATCCTCGTCTATCTGCTGCCCGCGGTTCCCGCGACGATCCGGATCGCCCTCGCCGCCTTCGTCCTCGCCCTTCTTCTCGGTCTCTTCGTGGGAATCCTGCGGACGAGCAACCGCAGGATCCTGAGGGTCGCGGGCGCGGCCTACGTCGACACGCTTCGCGGCATCCCCCTTCTCGTCCAGGTCTTCTTCCTCTACTTCGGCCTGGGCCGGATCCTCAATCTCGATCGGTATCCCGCCGGCGTGCTCGCGATCGGGATCGGATACAGCGCCTACATCGGGGAGACGATCCGCGCCGGGATCCAGGCCGTCCCGCGCGGGCAGTGGGAGGCCGCGCGATCGCTGGGACTCTCGAACGTCCAGTGCCTGCGCCACGCGATCCTGCCGCAGGCCTTCCGGATCGTGATCCCCCCGATCCTGAACGACTTCGTCGCCTGCCTGAAGGACTCCTCCCTGGTCTCGATCATCGGTCTGCGGGAGTTGACGCGGGCGGGCCGCGAGTACTACTCGTCGACCTTCTCGGACTTCCAGACCTGGACGGTCGTGGCGATCCTCTACCTCGCGATGACGCTCGTCTTGACGCGCCTGTCCGCGCGGCTCGAGCGGCACCTTCATCGGGGGGAGCGCTGA
- a CDS encoding basic amino acid ABC transporter substrate-binding protein, whose amino-acid sequence MRRASWIVLTLVLLSAAGCGQPGGDSLARAKRAGLLKVGTDATYPPFETVDASGQVAGFDADLLREIGKGLGFRVEFLVVPFDGILAALKSGKYDAVISALTITDERARQVLFSEPYYEAGQSICVRSDSPSYRLGDLVGRRIGVQLGTTGERLAQGVDHAEVVSFDAIGAAFLDLRIGRLDAVISDTPTAALFARAHPEVRLVGGPITRESYGIAFRLDDKALKNAVDEQLREMGRSGKLLELRSRWGLEAP is encoded by the coding sequence ATGCGACGCGCATCGTGGATCGTCTTGACGCTCGTTCTGTTGTCGGCTGCCGGTTGCGGGCAACCGGGCGGGGACTCGCTGGCCCGCGCCAAGCGCGCGGGACTTCTCAAGGTGGGAACCGACGCGACCTATCCTCCCTTCGAGACGGTCGACGCGTCGGGTCAGGTGGCAGGTTTCGACGCCGACCTCCTGCGCGAGATCGGCAAGGGCCTCGGCTTCCGCGTGGAGTTCCTCGTGGTCCCCTTCGACGGGATCCTCGCCGCTCTCAAGAGCGGGAAGTACGACGCGGTGATCTCCGCCCTCACGATCACCGACGAGCGGGCCCGGCAGGTGCTCTTCAGCGAACCCTACTACGAGGCCGGGCAGTCGATCTGCGTCCGGTCCGACAGCCCTTCCTACAGGCTCGGGGATCTCGTCGGCCGGAGGATCGGGGTGCAGCTCGGAACGACGGGGGAGCGGCTCGCCCAAGGAGTCGACCACGCGGAGGTCGTGAGCTTCGATGCGATCGGAGCGGCCTTTCTCGACCTCCGCATCGGGCGTCTCGATGCGGTGATCTCGGACACGCCGACCGCGGCGCTCTTCGCGCGCGCGCATCCGGAGGTGCGTCTGGTCGGCGGCCCGATCACGCGCGAATCGTACGGAATCGCTTTTCGACTCGACGACAAGGCCCTCAAGAACGCGGTGGACGAGCAGCTCAGGGAGATGGGAAGGAGCGGGAAGCTCCTCGAGCTGAGAAGCCGCTGGGGCCTGGAGGCGCCGTAG